A genomic stretch from Pomacea canaliculata isolate SZHN2017 linkage group LG2, ASM307304v1, whole genome shotgun sequence includes:
- the LOC112557834 gene encoding uncharacterized protein LOC112557834, protein MTMETRLYQAVVCLLFAVATSAGWTRSLNRKALQAEEIYSYPWVPSRRSEFATCARTNERCVSTAQCCYDHDVCVSTVMPFKKYDLFGVEHSRRGFCQDMRKVDKYSRHLKPSGQQCQDSMECRDHCCREVRGFRSRYYVCGTPADDALAYTCIKAARSENDVLDYLV, encoded by the exons ATGACGATGGAGACTAGGCTGTAccaagctgtcgtctgcttgctgttTGCTGTGGCCACTTCCGCTGGGTGGACGCGATCGCTCAACAGGAAGGCATTACAAGCTGAAGAGATCTACTCGTACCCGTGGGTCCCCTCCCGCAGAAGCGAGTTCGCTACG TGCGCCAGGACCAATGAGCGGTGCGTGTCCACTGCTCAGTGCTGCTATGACCATGACGTGTGTGTGTCCACAGTGATGCCCTTCAAAAAGTACGATCTGTTTGGAG TGGAACATAGCCGGCGAGGATTCTGCCAAGATATGCGAAAGGTGGATAAGTATTCAAGGCACCTGAAACCTTCAG GTCAGCAATGCCAGGACAGCATGGAGTGCCGAGACCACTGCTGTCGGGAGGTGCGCGGCTTCCGGTCACGTTACTACGTGTGCGGCACACCTGCCGATGACGCACTGGCCTACACCTGCATCAAGGCGGCTCGCTCGGAGAACGACGTCCTCGACTACCTGGTCTAG